One Aegilops tauschii subsp. strangulata cultivar AL8/78 chromosome 7, Aet v6.0, whole genome shotgun sequence genomic window carries:
- the LOC109758715 gene encoding protein H2A.5-like encodes MAGWKGQRKKAVTRSVKAGLQFPVGRIGRYLKQGRYAQRIGSGAPVYLAAVLEYLAAEVLELAGNAAVDNKKTRIIPRHLLLAIRNDEEIGKLLAGVTIAHGGVLPNINPVLLPKKTAEKADKETKSTKTTKKKKATAKSPKKAAEETTATEETATA; translated from the exons atggCCGGGTGGAAGGGCCAGAGGAAGAAGGCCGTGACGCGATCCGTCAAGGCCGGGCTCCAGTTCCCGGTCGGCCGCATCGGGCGCTACCTCAAGCAGGGCCGCTATGCGCAGCGCATCGGGTCGGGCGCCCCCGTCTACCTCGCCGCCGTCCTCGAGTACCTCGCCGCCGAG GTCCTGGAGCTGGCCGGCAACGCGGCCGTGGACAACAAGAAGACGCGCATCATCCCTCGCCACCTGCTGCTCGCGATCCGCAACGACGAGGAGATCGGCAAGCTGCTCGCCGGCGTCACCATCGCCCACGGCGGCGTGCTGCCCAACATCAACCCCGTGCTTCTCCCCAAGAAGACCGCCGAGAAGGCCGACAAGGAGACCAAGTCCACCAAGaccaccaagaagaagaaggccaCCGCCAAGTCCCCCAAGAAGGCTGCGGAGGAAACCACCGCCACCGAGGAGACCGCCACCGCCtag